In a single window of the Gossypium hirsutum isolate 1008001.06 chromosome D02, Gossypium_hirsutum_v2.1, whole genome shotgun sequence genome:
- the LOC107908670 gene encoding translocon-associated protein subunit alpha: MAMKSFSVFFFVLLLASPILQVARCQSEAEADVAEAVEGGELGIVGEEAQDFGSGNFDSAPGVETLCLFPKNSAKLVSAGEETELLVGVENVGESPVNVIAITASVHLPFDHRMLVQNLSAQAFNNASVPPSKQATFPYIFAVSKYLQPGTFDLVGNIFYEIDQHPYQSTFYNGTIEVAEAGGFLSVESVFLVTLGIALLVLFGLWLHGQFQRISKKTKRAPKVEVGTRTTDTSLDEWLQGTAYTQSASKSKKKK, translated from the exons ATGGCGATGAAAAGCTTCAGCGTTTTCTTCTTCGTTCTACTCCTTGCTTCTCCTATTCTCCAAG TTGCTAGGTGTCAATCTGAAGCGGAGGCGGATGTTGCAGAAGCTGTTGAAGGAGGTGAACTCGGGATTGTTGGTGAGGAAGCTCAGGATTTCGGTTCTGGGAATTTTGACTCGGCTCCAGGAGTTGAAACTCTCTGTCTTTTCCCTAAAAACAGTGCCAAAT TGGTATCAGCCGGAGAAGAGACTGAACTCCTTGTTGGGGTGGAAAATGTTG GTGAGTCACCTGTGAATGTCATTGCAATCACAGCCAGTGTTCATCTCCCTTTTGATCATCGTATGCTTGTTCAAAATCTATCAGCACAG GCCTTTAACAATGCATCCGTACCCCCTTCAAAGCAAGCTACTTTCCCTTACATATTTGCGGTTAGCAAGTACTTGCAG CCTGGAACTTTTGATCTTGTGGGCAACATTTTCTATGAGATTGACCAGCACCCATACCAAAGTACATTCTATAATGGTACCATTGAAGTTGCTGAAGCTGGTGGCTTCCTCAGTGTCGAGTCTGTTTTCCTTGTTACCCTCGGGATTGCACTGCTTGTTCTCTTCGGTTTATGGCTTCACGGTCAATTTCAGCGTATCTCCAAG AAAACTAAGAGAGCTCCAAAGGTGGAAGTCGGAACCAGGACTACTGATACCTCATTGGACGAGTGGCTTCAG GGAACTGCTTACACTCAGTCAGCTTCCAAATCGAAGAAAAAGAAGTAG
- the LOC107908674 gene encoding probable alkaline/neutral invertase B has protein sequence MSTPDVDVDVNQNQNQNKNVKAEDILCPLAEYEECDFSKLLEKPRLLNIDRQRSLDERSLSELSIGISPRHATRAIDPNSSRFFEQLDSICSPVGRRSGFSTPRSQIGFDPHPMVAEAWEALRRSLVYFRGQPVGTIAALDNTEENLNYDQVFVRDFVPSALAFLMNGEPEIVKNFILKTLRLQSWEKKIDRFQLGEGVMPASFKVLHDPVRNNETLIADFGESAIGRVAPVDSGFWWIILLRAYTKSTGDTSLAELPECQKGMRLILSLCLSEGFDTFPTLLCADGCCMIDRRMGVYGYPIEIQALFFMALRCALLLLKQDDEGKEFIERIVKRLHALSYHMRSYFWLDLKQLNDIYRFKTEEYSHTAVNKFNVMPDSLPEWVFNFMPVYGGYFIGNVSPARMDFRWFCLGNCIAILSSLATPEQSTAIMDLIESRWEELVGEMPLKVCYPAMETHEWRIITGCDPKNTRWSYHNGGSWPVLLWLLTAACVKTGRPQIARRAIEIAEARLLKDHWPEYYDGKLGRYIGKQSRKAQTWSIAGYLVAKMMLEDPSHLGMIAIEEDKQMKPILRRSYSWTL, from the exons ATGTCGACACCGGATGTGGATGTGGATgtgaatcagaatcagaatcagaataaaAACGTAAAAGCTGAGGATATACTCTGCCCCCTGGCTGAATATGAAGAATGTGATTTCTCAAAGCTGTTAGAGAAGCCTAGGCTTTTGAATATAGACAGACAGAGATCACTTGATGAAAGGTCGCTCAGTGAATTATCGATTGGGATATCTCCGCGTCATGCTACCAGAGCCATTGATCCTAATTCATCTCGCTTTTTTGAGCAATTGGATTCTATTTGTTCACCGGTGGGTAGAAGGTCAGGTTTTAGTACACCTAGGTCACAAATTGGTTTTGACCCGCATCCGATGGTTGCCGAAGCTTGGGAAGCCTTGAGAAGGTCATTGGTGTATTTTCGTGGTCAACCGGTCGGGACTATTGCAGCATTGGATAATACTGAAGAAAACCTAAACTATGATCAG GTCTTTGTGAGAGACTTTGTCCCTAGTGCGTTGGCTTTTTTGATGAATGGGGAACCAGAAATAGTAAAGAACTTCATTTTGAAGACTCTTCGCCTTCAATCatgggagaaaaagatcgataGGTTTCAGTTAGGAGAAGGAGTAATGCCAGCTAGTTTTAAAGTGCTCCATGACCCAGTTAGGAACAATGAGACATTAATTGCAGATTTTGGTGAGAGTGCAATAGGAAGAGTTGCTCCTGTTGATTCTGGATTTTGGTGGATTATTTTACTTCGAGCATATACAAAGTCTACTGGAGACACTTCATTGGCTGAGTTGCCTGAATGCCAGAAGGGTATGCGCCTAATTCTGAGTTTATGTCTCTCAGAGGGATTCGACACATTTCCAACCCTTCTCTGTGCCGATGGTTGCTGCATGATTGATCGTAGAATG GGTGTATATGGCTATCCCATCGAAATCCAAGCTCTTTTCTTTATGGCTTTGAGATGTGCTTTGCTTCTACTCAAGCAAGATGATGAAGGAAAGGAGTTCATAGAACGTATAGTTAAACGCCTGCATGCCTTAAGCTATCATATGAGAAGTTACTTTTGGCTCGACTTGAAGCAACTCAATGACATATATCGGTTTAAGACGGAAGAGTACTCTCACACCGCAGTTAACAAGTTTAACGTAATGCCTGACTCTCTTCCAGAATGGGTTTTCAATTTTATGCCTGTTTATGGTGGCTACTTTATCGGTAACGTTAGCCCTGCAAGAATGGATTTCCGTTGGTTCTGCTTAGGTAATTGCATCGCAATTCTATCATCATTGGCTACTCCCGAACAATCAACTGCCATCATGGATCTTATAGAATCACGCTGGGAAGAGTTGGTCGGAGAAATGCCGTTAAAGGTTTGTTATCCAGCCATGGAAACTCATGAATGGCGGATTATAACAGGATGTGACCCCAAAAACACCCGGTGGAGTTACCACAATGGAGGATCATGGCCAG TGTTACTATGGCTTCTCACAGCCGCTTGTGTGAAGACTGGACGTCCCCAAATTGCAAGACGTGCCATCGAAATAGCCGAAGCCAGGTTGCTGAAAGACCATTGGCCAGAATATTACGACGGAAAGCTGGGCCGATACATCGGTAAGCAATCACGTAAAGCTCAAACGTGGTCGATTGCTGGTTACTTAGTGGCGAAGATGATGTTGGAAGACCCATCTCACTTAGGTATGATAGCGATTGAAGAAGATAAACAAATGAAGCCCATTTTGAGAAGATCATATTCATGGactttatag
- the LOC107908671 gene encoding protein XAP5 CIRCADIAN TIMEKEEPER isoform X1 → MSGMGDGYVGTAQDAVRIRRLEKQRETERRKIQELKTKSASAKGQPGLLQFGSSTSEILETAFKKETVGLVTREQYVEKRVNIRNKIEEEEKEKLQKLQQEEEELQLQKRKKRKVKGNSRLSFADDFDNGSEEEDDENTASMMLSAETLESKRFSRGKFGKDPSVETSFLPDSEREAEEQAERERLRKQWILEQEQIKNEPLEITYSYWDGAGHRRVIQVRKGDTIGEFLRAVQQQLAPEFREIRTTSVENLLYVKEDLIIPHQHSFYELIINKARGKSGPLFHFDVHEDVRTIADATIEKDESHAGKVVERHWYEKNKHIFPASRWEIYDPTKKWERYTIHGD, encoded by the exons ATGTCGGGCATGGGAGACGGGTACGTCGGCACGGCCCAAGATGCCGTTAGGATCCGCCGTCTCGAGAAGCAGAGAGAAACCGAACGCCGTAAAATCCAAGAGCTTAAAACCAAGTCCGCCTCCGCTAAAGGTCAACCCGGTCTTCTCCAATTCGGTTCAAGTACTTCTGAg attCTCGAGACTGCATTTAAGAAGGAAACTGTTGGTTTGGTTACAAGAGAGCAATATGTAGAGAAG AGAGTTAATATCCGAAACAAAATCGAAGAGGAAGAGAAGGAGAAACTCCAGAAGCTTCAACAAGA GGAAGAAGAGCTTCAATTGCAAAAGCGGAAGAAGAGGAAAGTTAAGGGGAATTCTCGCCTGTCTTTTGCAGATGATTTCGACAACGGaagtgaagaggaagatgatgaaAACA CTGCTTCTATGATGCTTTCTGCAGAAACTTTGGAATCAAAGAGGTTTAGTCGTGGAAAATTTGGCAAGGATCCATCAGTGGAAACTAGCTTTCTTCCTGACAG TGAGCGGGAGGCTGAGGAGCAAGCTGAACGTGAAAGGTTGCGGAAACAGTGGATTCTCGAACAGGAGCAAATTAAGA ATGAACCCCTTGAAATTACTTACAGCTACTGGGATGGAGCAGGCCATAGACGAGTGATCCAG GTACGCAAGGGTGATACCATAGGAGAATTCCTTCGAGCAGTTCAGCAGCAACTTGCACCAGAGTTTAGAGAGATTCGGACAACTTCTGTGGAAAATCTGCTTTATGTTAAAGAAGATCTTATTATTCCTCAT CAACATAGCTTCTACGAGCTGATTATTAACAAGGCGAGGGGCAAAAGTGGACCG CTTTTCCATTTCGATGTGCATGAAGATGTGCGAACGATAGCCGATGCTACAATCGAGAAGGACGAG TCCCATGCCGGTAAAGTAGTCGAGAGGCATTGGTACGAAAAGAACAAGCACATCTTCCCTGCTTCAAGATGGGAG ATATATGATCCAACGAAGAAATGGGAGCGATACACCATCCATGGAGATTGA
- the LOC107908671 gene encoding protein XAP5 CIRCADIAN TIMEKEEPER isoform X2, translated as MSGMGDGYVGTAQDAVRIRRLEKQRETERRKIQELKTKSASAKGQPGLLQFGSSTSEILETAFKKETVGLVTREQYVEKRVNIRNKIEEEEKEKLQKLQQEEEELQLQKRKKRKVKGNSRLSFADDFDNGSEEEDDENKTLESKRFSRGKFGKDPSVETSFLPDSEREAEEQAERERLRKQWILEQEQIKNEPLEITYSYWDGAGHRRVIQVRKGDTIGEFLRAVQQQLAPEFREIRTTSVENLLYVKEDLIIPHQHSFYELIINKARGKSGPLFHFDVHEDVRTIADATIEKDESHAGKVVERHWYEKNKHIFPASRWEIYDPTKKWERYTIHGD; from the exons ATGTCGGGCATGGGAGACGGGTACGTCGGCACGGCCCAAGATGCCGTTAGGATCCGCCGTCTCGAGAAGCAGAGAGAAACCGAACGCCGTAAAATCCAAGAGCTTAAAACCAAGTCCGCCTCCGCTAAAGGTCAACCCGGTCTTCTCCAATTCGGTTCAAGTACTTCTGAg attCTCGAGACTGCATTTAAGAAGGAAACTGTTGGTTTGGTTACAAGAGAGCAATATGTAGAGAAG AGAGTTAATATCCGAAACAAAATCGAAGAGGAAGAGAAGGAGAAACTCCAGAAGCTTCAACAAGA GGAAGAAGAGCTTCAATTGCAAAAGCGGAAGAAGAGGAAAGTTAAGGGGAATTCTCGCCTGTCTTTTGCAGATGATTTCGACAACGGaagtgaagaggaagatgatgaaAACA AAACTTTGGAATCAAAGAGGTTTAGTCGTGGAAAATTTGGCAAGGATCCATCAGTGGAAACTAGCTTTCTTCCTGACAG TGAGCGGGAGGCTGAGGAGCAAGCTGAACGTGAAAGGTTGCGGAAACAGTGGATTCTCGAACAGGAGCAAATTAAGA ATGAACCCCTTGAAATTACTTACAGCTACTGGGATGGAGCAGGCCATAGACGAGTGATCCAG GTACGCAAGGGTGATACCATAGGAGAATTCCTTCGAGCAGTTCAGCAGCAACTTGCACCAGAGTTTAGAGAGATTCGGACAACTTCTGTGGAAAATCTGCTTTATGTTAAAGAAGATCTTATTATTCCTCAT CAACATAGCTTCTACGAGCTGATTATTAACAAGGCGAGGGGCAAAAGTGGACCG CTTTTCCATTTCGATGTGCATGAAGATGTGCGAACGATAGCCGATGCTACAATCGAGAAGGACGAG TCCCATGCCGGTAAAGTAGTCGAGAGGCATTGGTACGAAAAGAACAAGCACATCTTCCCTGCTTCAAGATGGGAG ATATATGATCCAACGAAGAAATGGGAGCGATACACCATCCATGGAGATTGA
- the LOC107908672 gene encoding transcription factor bHLH121 isoform X1 gives MDQLRKDAAFLPSIPSSNPSIIEFRQPPVDPLVPSTTRTQSKSGQRDGEEPKDCVAARKLQKADREKSRRDRLNEHFLELGNALDPDRPKNDKATILTDTIQLLKDLTSQVTKLKGEHAMLTEESREQLTVEKNDLKDEKASLKSEIDDLNIQYQQRVRTMFPWASVDYPVVMAPPSYPFPVPMAMPPPGAIPMHPSMQPFPFFGNQNPGVIHNPCSTFVPYMTPNTMVEQQPTQHVTPPAQPSSRSHASGKEDSKNKSSGESKIEKTVDSNDVATDLELKTPGSTADQDLSSGQRKLKKSLRKENSNTEGSYSSRCSSSYSAQDSSSNSVVGGKKADDLDGRND, from the exons ATGGATCAACTCAGAAAAGACGCTGCCTTTCTTCCATCAATTCCATCTTCAAATCCTTCTATAATCGAGTTTCGTCAACCCCCAGTCGACCCGCTTGTTCCCTCCACGACCCGTACCCAATCCAAAtctgg cCAAAGGGATGGAGAGGAACCTAAGGATTGCGTTGCGGCGAGGAAACTTCAAAAGGCTGACCGTGAGAAATCGAGAAGAGATCGACTTAatgaacattttcttgaattagGAAATGCACTCG ATCCTGATAGGCCCAAAAATGACAAAGCAACCATCCTTACCGATACCATTCAATTGTTGAAGGATCTTACATCTCAGGTCACCAAGCTGAAAGGAGAGCATGCCATGCTCACTGAAGAATCTCGTGAG CAGTTGACCGTGGAGAAGAATGATCTAAAAGACGAGAAAGCATCTCTCAAATCCGAAATTGATGATCTTAATATTCAGTATCAGCAGAGAGTCAGGACTATGTTCCCGTGGGCGTCTGTAGATTACCCGGTTGTCATGGCTCCTCCTTCTTATCCTTTTCCAGTACCAATGGCAATGCCTCCCCCAGGAGCTATTCCAATGCATCCGTCCATGCAACCGTTTCCTTTCTTTGGGAACCAAAATCCCGGGGTCATTCATAACCCTTGCTCCACTTTTGTCCCATATATGACTCCTAATACCATGGTTGAACAGCAACCGACACAGCATGTCACTCCACCTGCACAACCAAGCAGCCGGTCTCATGCTTCAGGCAAAGAAGACTCGAAAAACAAGTCCTCAGGAGAGAGCAAGATTGAGAAAACTGTGGATTCTAACGACGTTGCTACTGACCTTGAGTTAAAAACACCTGGTTCTACAGCAGATCAG GATTTATCATCAGGACAAAGAAAGCTCAAGAAATCTTTAAGGAAAGAAAACAGCAATACAGAAGGGAGTTATTCAAGCAGGTGCTCTTCATCTTATAGTGCACAAGATAGCTCATCCAATAGTGTTGTTGGTGGCAAAAAGGCAGATGACCTAGACGGGCGAAATGATTGA
- the LOC107908675 gene encoding ER lumen protein-retaining receptor erd-2.2, which produces MRAEKRLIHAATMWVRRQPPKVKAFLAVVSGMAALVLLRFIVHDHDNLFVAAESVHSLGISVLIYKLTKEKTCAGLSLKSQELTAIFLAVRLYCSFVMEYDIHTILDLATLATTLWVIYMIRFKLKSSYMEDKDNFAIYYVVIPCAVLALFIHPSTSHNLMNRIFWAFCVYLEAVSVLPQLQVMQNTKIVEPFTAHYVFALGVARFLSCAHWVLQVLDSRGHLLVALGYGLWPSMVLISEIVQTFILADFCYYYIKSVFGGQLVLRLPSGVV; this is translated from the exons ATGAGGGCAGAGAAGAGGCTGATCCACGCGGCAACGATGTGGGTGAGACGACAGCCGCCCAAGGTGAAGGCTTTTTTGGCGGTGGTGTCGGGGATGGCGGCTCTTGTTTTGCTCCGATTCATCGTACACGACCACGACAACCTCTTCGTCGCCGCCGAATCTGTCCATTCTCTCGGAATTTCTGTActcatctataaactcacaaaagAGAAGACTTGTGCCG GACTATCTCTGAAATCCCAAGAACTAACAGCTATATTTTTAGCTGTTAGGCTGTATTGTAGCTTTGTCATGGAATATGATATACACACCATACTTGATTTAGCCACATTGGCTACAACCTTATGGGTTATTTACATGATCCGTTTTAAACTCAAGTCGAGCTACATGGAAGACAAGGACAACTTTGCTATTTATTATGTT GTTATCCCTTGTGCAGTACTAGCTCTGTTTATTCATCCATCAACTTCACATAATCTTATGAACCGAATTTTCTGGGCGTTCTGTGTATATCTGGAAGCTGTTTCAGTTTTACCTCAGTTGCAAGTGATGCAAAATACCAAG ATTGTCGAGCCTTTCACGGCTCATTACGTATTTGCATTGGGTGTTGCAAGGTTCCTCAGCTGTGCCCATTGGGTTCTCCAG GTTTTAGATAGTCGAGGACACTTGCTGGTTGCCCTAGGTTACGGATTATGGCCTTCTATGGTTCTTATTTCGGAAATCGTTCAAACTTTCATTTTAGCTGACTTCTGTTACTACTACATCAAGAG TGTATTCGGAGGGCAGCTTGTTCTCCGTCTTCCCTCTGGAGTGGTATAA
- the LOC107908672 gene encoding transcription factor bHLH121 isoform X2, translating to MDQLRKDAAFLPSIPSSNPSIIEFRQPPVDPLVPSTTRTQSKSGQRDGEEPKDCVAARKLQKADREKSRRDRLNEHFLELGNALDPDRPKNDKATILTDTIQLLKDLTSQVTKLKGEHAMLTEESRELTVEKNDLKDEKASLKSEIDDLNIQYQQRVRTMFPWASVDYPVVMAPPSYPFPVPMAMPPPGAIPMHPSMQPFPFFGNQNPGVIHNPCSTFVPYMTPNTMVEQQPTQHVTPPAQPSSRSHASGKEDSKNKSSGESKIEKTVDSNDVATDLELKTPGSTADQDLSSGQRKLKKSLRKENSNTEGSYSSRCSSSYSAQDSSSNSVVGGKKADDLDGRND from the exons ATGGATCAACTCAGAAAAGACGCTGCCTTTCTTCCATCAATTCCATCTTCAAATCCTTCTATAATCGAGTTTCGTCAACCCCCAGTCGACCCGCTTGTTCCCTCCACGACCCGTACCCAATCCAAAtctgg cCAAAGGGATGGAGAGGAACCTAAGGATTGCGTTGCGGCGAGGAAACTTCAAAAGGCTGACCGTGAGAAATCGAGAAGAGATCGACTTAatgaacattttcttgaattagGAAATGCACTCG ATCCTGATAGGCCCAAAAATGACAAAGCAACCATCCTTACCGATACCATTCAATTGTTGAAGGATCTTACATCTCAGGTCACCAAGCTGAAAGGAGAGCATGCCATGCTCACTGAAGAATCTCGTGAG TTGACCGTGGAGAAGAATGATCTAAAAGACGAGAAAGCATCTCTCAAATCCGAAATTGATGATCTTAATATTCAGTATCAGCAGAGAGTCAGGACTATGTTCCCGTGGGCGTCTGTAGATTACCCGGTTGTCATGGCTCCTCCTTCTTATCCTTTTCCAGTACCAATGGCAATGCCTCCCCCAGGAGCTATTCCAATGCATCCGTCCATGCAACCGTTTCCTTTCTTTGGGAACCAAAATCCCGGGGTCATTCATAACCCTTGCTCCACTTTTGTCCCATATATGACTCCTAATACCATGGTTGAACAGCAACCGACACAGCATGTCACTCCACCTGCACAACCAAGCAGCCGGTCTCATGCTTCAGGCAAAGAAGACTCGAAAAACAAGTCCTCAGGAGAGAGCAAGATTGAGAAAACTGTGGATTCTAACGACGTTGCTACTGACCTTGAGTTAAAAACACCTGGTTCTACAGCAGATCAG GATTTATCATCAGGACAAAGAAAGCTCAAGAAATCTTTAAGGAAAGAAAACAGCAATACAGAAGGGAGTTATTCAAGCAGGTGCTCTTCATCTTATAGTGCACAAGATAGCTCATCCAATAGTGTTGTTGGTGGCAAAAAGGCAGATGACCTAGACGGGCGAAATGATTGA
- the LOC107908668 gene encoding eukaryotic translation initiation factor 4B3 has translation MAATVSSPWGKPGVWAVDAEENEAEDERQQSGAGSSTEKLGDFPSLATAVTTTKAKKKKGQTLSLAEFASKPSEPTRLTREDLLALPTGPRQRSAEELDRNRLGGGFKSYGSNRYGSDGDDYSSNSRWGSSWGLNKDRETAPSRADEIDDWASAKKSTSVANGFGGGFERRGRGGGGGGFSNSQSKADEVDSWAANKNYKSAAEAPPRRFGGGFERSSFDSTQARDSPRDLDNWGKKNDESVSSAGSGGVRPKLVLQPRKAPQTEKGKKGATPADKPKGENPFGEARPREEVLKEKGKDWKEIDEKMEAAKIKETSAVAEKGGKGSFGSERVPVERSWRKHESVEAANQP, from the coding sequence ATGGCGGCGACTGTATCATCTCCATGGGGTAAACCCGGCGTATGGGCTGTTGACGCCGAAGAAAATGAAGCGGAAGACGAGCGACAACAAAGCGGCGCCGGTTCCTCAACCGAAAAGCTCGGGGATTTCCCTTCCTTAGCCACCGCTGTCACCACCACCAAGGCGAAGAAAAAGAAGGGTCAAACCCTATCTCTCGCCGAGTTTGCTTCTAAGCCCAGTGAGCCAACCCGACTCACTCGCGAGGATCTTCTCGCACTCCCCACCGGCCCTCGACAACGTTCCGCTGAGGAACTCGATCGCAACCGACTAGGTGGTGGTTTTAAATCTTATGGTTCGAATAGGTATGGTTCCGATGGCGATGATTATTCGAGTAATAGTAGATGGGGATCTTCTTGGGGATTGAATAAAGATAGAGAAACTGCTCCCTCACGCGCCGATGAGATTGATGATTGGGCTTCGGCTAAGAAATCGACTTCCGTGGCGAACGGATTTGGGGGTGGATTTGAGAGGAGAGGGAGAGGAGGCGGTGGTGGTGGGTTTTCCAATTCGCAATCGAAAGCCGATGAAGTAGATAGCTGGGCAGCTAATAAGAACTATAAAAGCGCCGCAGAGGCACCGCCTCGGAGATTTGGTGGGGGTTTCGAAAGAAGCAGTTTCGATTCGACTCAAGCGAGAGATTCGCCGAGGGATTTGGATAATTGGGGAAAGAAAAATGATGAGAGTGTCAGTTCTGCTGGTAGCGGTGGGGTTAGACCAAAGCTTGTGCTTCAGCCACGTAAAGCTCCTCAAACTGAAAAGGGTAAGAAGGGTGCGACTCCGGCGGATAAGCCCAAGGGGGAAAATCCTTTTGGTGAGGCGAGGCCGCGAGAGGAGGTTttgaaggaaaaagggaaagattGGAAGGAGATTGATGAGAAGATGGAAGCTGCTAAGATTAAAGAGACATCAGCAGTTGCTGAGAAAGGAGGAAAGGGAAGTTTCGGGAGTGAGCGTGTGCCGGTGGAAAGAAGCTGGAGGAAGCATGAGTCTGTTGAAGCTGCTAATCAACCCTAA